From Astyanax mexicanus isolate ESR-SI-001 chromosome 13, AstMex3_surface, whole genome shotgun sequence, the proteins below share one genomic window:
- the zgc:153012 gene encoding mucin-5AC isoform X1, translating into MFGSVRKLVSAFETRKQPRHLHLPSGHASCPNTSSVNPPHGTPTITDSPSLVQKTVTSPSPAPAKEPLLHNTSGHTPSTWSRPPSTPPIPHSLLSRSREGDAGFAGVTLRGNGTKRKVPRVRLRDSWPAGRQNVFSSEATENKEPSFNRGRLRLTRFSSRPLSDPSLTPFSDFTTSITGLKSTSPISGSKSTSTFLKPSTSSIIRSKSTSATETTIGSITGPKSTSTTKPTTSFTTRPKSTSTIRPTSSAITELNPTPSIQNSASITRPHTDISDTSAVNRFSASEFSSLKAQAVCFSTGPTSASRTSLTGSSTSGPSLASAVGWPTEHTNSVVYATNGTRSNCAEGSSSSSITGIPCSISDIGNTVSSKTGIEAYFSTGTSPSSATETISGSSNVVTTASPVMGTNGSSAIGISSSSTVGPILGTNANSHIVTATSSMIEINANSGIKASSSSTTGTTDSSCTEVNTASTMRGTNASFPSNFPNRGQGLPRPGPGDVPQCCSQNRPRETHQLSGYPEQTLLSSACCASVLASGSVLVSSANQSQFETPSRKPGAPVSPEHLHSASRLTAASLASNRKRGWEKGVCRKGLRHSDSTFASLLLFLRSGSSNSMIAIDNKIEQAMDLVKAHLMLAVREEVEILREQIKELSERNAQLERENYILRALKDPH; encoded by the exons ATGTTTGGCAGTGTGAGAAAGCTGGTGTCCGCGTTCGAGACCCGAAAACAGCCCCGCCATCTTCATCTACCTTCAGGCCACGCCTCCTGCCCAAACACCTCTTCTGTGAACCCTCCACATGGGACTCCAACCATCACAGATTCACCTTCTTTGGTTCAGAAAACTGTCACTTCTCCATCACCTGCACCTGCCAAAGAGCCACTCCTCCACAACACATCAGGCCATACCCCTTCTACTTGGTCCAGACCTCCATCAACTCCTCCTATCCCGCATTCCCTTCTCAGCAGGAGTAGAGAGGGCGATGCAGGGTTTGCGGGTGTTACTCTTAGAGGGAATGGAACTAAACGGAAGGTTCCAAGAGTTAGGCTTCGCGACTCATGGCCTGCTGGAAGGCAGAATGTCTTCTCGTCTGAAGCGACAGAAAACAAAGAACCAAGCTTTAATAGAGGTAGACTGAGGTTGACACGCTTCAGCTCACGACCCTTGAGTGACCCCTCTTTGACCCCTTTTTCAGACTTCACTACCTCCATCACTGGACTTAAATCGACTTCTCCCATTTCAGGGTCCAAGTCCACTTCCACTTTTTTAAAACCTAGCACCAGTTCCATCATAAGATCTAAGTCTACCTCTGCCACAGAGACTACCATTGGTTCCATTACAGGACCCAAATCTACCTCCACCACAAAGCCTACCACCAGCTTCACCACAAGACCCAAGTCTACCTCCACCATACGGCCTACCAGTAGTGCCATAACAGAGCTCAATCCCACCCCCAGCATACAGAATTCCGCCTCCATCACAAGACCACACACAGATATTTCTGACACTTCTGCAGTAAATAGATTCAGCGCATCTGAATTCAGCAGCCTTAAAGCACAGgctgtgtgtttctccacagGACCCACTTCAGCGTCCAGAACTTCCCTCACTGGCAGCTCTACTTCTGGGCCTTCATTGGCATCTGCTGTTGGCTGGCCCACTGAACACACTAACTCTGTTGTATATGCTACTAATGGGACTCGGTCCAACTGTGCTGAAGGGTCTAGTTCTAGCTCCATCACAGGGATCCCATGCAGTATCTCAGATATAGGCAATACTGTTAGCTCCAAAACAGGAATTGAGGCTTACTTTTCCACAGGGACTAGTCCTAGCTCTGCAACAGAGACGATTAGTGGGAGTTCTAATGTTGTTACTACTGCTTCTCCAGTGATGGGGACTAATGGTAGCTCTGCTATAGGTATTAGTAGTAGTTCCACTGTAGGTCCTATCCTAGGGACTAATGCTAACTCTCATATAGTCACTGCTACCAGCAGCATGATAGAGATTAATGCTAACTCAGGCATCAAGGCAAGTTCTAGCTCTACCACTGGGACTACTGACAGTAGTTGCACTGAGGTTAACACTGCAAGCACAATGAGAGGGACTAATGCTAGTTTTCCGTCCAATTTTCCAAACCGAGGTCAGGGACTTCCCCGTCCTGGTCCAGGAGATGTTCCTCAGTGCTGCAGCCAAAACAGGCCCAGAGAGACACACCAGTTGTCTGGTTACCCCGAACAGACCCTGCTGTCCAGTGCATGTTGTGCTTCCGTCCTCGCTAGTGGCTCTGTTCTTGTTTCAAGTGCTAATCAAAGCCAGTTTGAGACTCCATCTCGGAAGCCTGGAGCTCCTGTGAGTCCAGAACATCTGCACAGTGCCTCCAGGTTGACTGCTGCCAGTCTAGCATCCAATAGGAAGAGGGGGTGGGAAAAAGGGGTGTGTCGTAAGGGTCTCCGGCACTCTGACTCCACCTTTGCCTCGCTGCTGCTGTTCTTGCGCAG TGGATCCAGTAACAGTATGATTGCCATTGACAACAAGATTGAGCAAGCCATG gacctGGTGAAAGCCCACCTGATGCTGGCGGTGAGGGAGGAGGTGGAGATTTTGCGAGAGCAGATAAAGGAGCTGTCTGAGAGGAACGCTCAGTTAGAGCGAGAAAACTACATCCTGCGAGCGCTCAAAGACCCACACTGA
- the ppp1r35 gene encoding protein phosphatase 1 regulatory subunit 35 has protein sequence MESAVVFGKTMMHTMQPPLPLSPAHLPIQCPELDLSVTLSPERPAALAGALKKKGKHTRPRQVRFDVNPESRTKPSAPCEARSLGTLPITKATPQPCSNQSAPGKPHSKRKEGSQTDGGCGQFQPYVSAQTDGQLDEGAELNTTLALKAEIQKLEEAEFDPNEAVREKLQRSTLTQEYIRARASEALNFPRSQNLYQGLVSVSLSHDEIINQVLQDRPSLALPTASFKSRPRSAEGPDLLTFYSPQLLFREMPLLPGDQIPLPRLRPEPRPAHTTFHLHQRHRQWEA, from the exons ATGGAAagtgcagtagtgtttggtaAGACGATGATGCACACAATGCAGCCCCCTCTTCCTTTAAGCCCTGCCCACCTTCCAATCCAGTGCCCAGAGCTCGACCTGTCCGTCACACTCAGCCCAGAACGGCCTGCAGCTTTAGCCGGAGCTCTGAAGAAAAAAGGCAAACACACACGACCACGACAG GTGCGCTTTGATGTGAACCCAGAGTCCCGTACCAAACCCTCGGCCCCCTGTGAAGCACGCTCATTGGGAACACTTCCCATCACCAAGGCAACTCCACAACCCTGCAGCAACCAGTCAGCTCCCGGGAAACCTCACAGCAAGAGAAAAGAGG GTTCACAAACAGATGGTGGGTGTGGCCAGTTCCAGCCCTATGTTTCAGCTCAGACTGACGGACAGCtagacgaaggggcggagcttaACACCACTCTGGCTCTAAAGGCAGAGATACAGAAACTGGAGGAGGCAGAGTTTGACCCTAATGAGGCTGTGCGGGAAAAGCTGCAGCGCTCAACGCTCACTCAGGAATACATAAGGGCCAGAGCATCAGAAG CATTGAATTTTCCACGCTCTCAGAACCTGTATCAGGGGTTGGTCAGCGTCAGTCTATCACACGACGAGATCATCAATCAGGTGCTGCAGGATAGGCCATCGCTAGCCCTGCCCACAGCCAGCTTTAAG TCCCGTCCTCGTTCAGCAGAGGGTCCTGACCTGCTGACCTTCTACAGTCCACAGCTACTCTTTAGAGAGATGCCACTGTTGCCAGGCGACCAAATCCCCCTGCCCCGCCTTCGACCTGAACCCCGTCCTGCCCACACAACTTTTCACCTCCATCAGCGGCACAGACAGTGGGAGGCATGA